The sequence TCTTCCAGGGGATCACTTAAGACTAGTGCCCAGCCATTTTCCGCGGTTAACGATTTAAGAGCATCCCCTTCTCTGGCAGGCACATAACCCGAGAAATAGACCAGAGAAGTGTCATTCCCCAGACCTGTCAGGAGACTCTCAAACTGAAGATCCTGCTGAAGAGACTTTAATTCGGCTGCCATAAGATCTCGACGGATCGCCAGACTTTCCAGCATGGAATCAATCTCTGCTAAATTCTTCAGTTCCATTTCGTCCTGTCGTTTTAATTCACTGACACCTATACCGGGCAGCTGTAACGGCTCAGCTTCGGGGAAACTCTCATCTCCGGTGATGGCAATAATTCCATAGACAGAGGTTTTATTTGTCGAAACCGTAAAGGATCTGTACTCTTTTGAAACAAGAGCCCAATTAGTTTTATTCATTTGATAAAAACCGAGATCTACTCCCCGGCTTCTGAGAATGGAGACTTCTGATGGATCAAAATCACCCCAGGGTTCCCATTTTACCAGATCAGAAGCAATGGCGATTCTTTTCTCTTCCCCTTCCTTTCTTGAGTTAAGAAGAGTATGAACCTTATCACAAAGCCTATTTGCTTCTTCTGAGGAATAGTGTTCACTGACAGTTTTTACTTTCGGGTCGAGAATTTGATAGGCTCTTTCAAACCTGTCAAAAAGAGTTTTCAAGGATGCCGTTTTTTCATTACTGCCCCGGAACTCCTGTTCCAGATGTATGACACCTGCTTCCCGGATTTTATCAAGGGCCCTGTCTTTTTCATCATCCAGAAAGATAAAAGAGGCCTTTTTCATTTTAACAATCATATCAGCCTGCCTTCACCATTTTTTTCTTGGACATTTTACCCCGGACAACAGCAGCGGTCTGCTGGTCTCCCAGATAAACTCCGATCTTCTTGATATTTTCCCTGGCTTCTGGAATTTTGACTTTTTCAAAGAGGTTTACCCTCTGAGTAGTGGTCCGCAGCTCCCGGGTCAGACGTTTAATCTGTTCTTCCAGGACCTTGTATTCCAGATCCAGTAAAATAATACGCTTCACTTTTTCCACAGCCTTATCAACCCAGAGAGGCATTTTGAAGAGATTGTAGGAAACAGGATAAAAGTCGGCACCATTGAATACGGGGATGACCACCCCGGCAATGTTCCCGGTATCCGTTTTCACGGCTTTGACCTTGATTAGAGTTCCGTCAAGGCCGACATCTTCACCGAAGACACCGATCCATGTCCGGAACTCATTATTCAGAGCTTCCTGTTTCTGACGAACCTCAGCTTCCCGGATCTCCACATTGCGGATCTCTATTTGGAGCTGCTGTTTTTTAAGAATCAGCGTCGGA comes from Oceanispirochaeta sp. and encodes:
- a CDS encoding V-type ATP synthase subunit D, whose amino-acid sequence is MTKVKLTKNEQKKQKDELKMYSRYLPTLILKKQQLQIEIRNVEIREAEVRQKQEALNNEFRTWIGVFGEDVGLDGTLIKVKAVKTDTGNIAGVVIPVFNGADFYPVSYNLFKMPLWVDKAVEKVKRIILLDLEYKVLEEQIKRLTRELRTTTQRVNLFEKVKIPEARENIKKIGVYLGDQQTAAVVRGKMSKKKMVKAG